In bacterium, a genomic segment contains:
- a CDS encoding butyrate kinase — MTTDCIFTINPGSTSTKIAFVGPDSKILWQQNVTHEGEPHVPMRDLLLLRAKNIRDLLAPVANQYQPRAVVGRGGPLRPLHAGTYHISDAMIEDLLSEKYAKHPSNLGAPFARTFAAEWKVPAFVVDPVTVDDFCDVARVSGFPGIVRRSRSHALNIRSCAHLAAKEIGKSIADTRFVVAHLGGGISIAAVVSGKITDVNDALLGMGPFSPERAGALPLEGLIDLQASAKVSVEKLKADLSKNAGLKGYLGTSDLREVEARIESGDR, encoded by the coding sequence ATGACCACTGACTGCATCTTCACCATCAACCCCGGCTCCACCTCCACCAAAATCGCTTTCGTCGGGCCGGACTCCAAAATCCTTTGGCAGCAGAACGTCACGCACGAAGGAGAACCGCACGTTCCCATGCGTGATCTCCTGCTGCTCCGCGCGAAAAACATCCGCGACCTGCTCGCACCCGTAGCGAATCAATATCAGCCGCGCGCCGTCGTCGGCCGCGGCGGCCCGCTGCGTCCGCTGCATGCCGGAACCTATCATATCAGCGACGCCATGATCGAGGACTTGCTCTCCGAGAAATACGCGAAACATCCCTCCAATCTCGGCGCACCCTTCGCCCGCACCTTCGCCGCAGAATGGAAAGTGCCCGCTTTCGTGGTGGACCCCGTCACCGTGGACGACTTCTGCGACGTGGCCCGCGTTTCGGGTTTTCCCGGAATTGTCCGCCGGTCTCGTTCCCACGCCCTCAACATTCGCTCGTGCGCGCACCTCGCCGCGAAAGAAATCGGTAAGAGCATCGCCGACACCCGCTTCGTCGTGGCTCATCTCGGCGGCGGCATCTCCATCGCCGCCGTGGTCAGTGGAAAAATCACCGACGTCAACGACGCGCTATTGGGTATGGGCCCGTTCTCGCCCGAACGCGCCGGTGCGCTGCCGCTGGAAGGATTGATTGACTTGCAGGCGTCCGCAAAAGTCTCGGTTGAGAAACTCAAAGCCGACCTGTCGAAAAACGCCGGACTCAAAGGCTATCTCGGCACCAGCGATCTGCGCGAAGTCGAGGCTCGTATCGAAAGCGGCGACCGCG
- a CDS encoding DMT family transporter, giving the protein MAQPQAGGLNLGDVLTLFCAASFAVQVVLVGRWAKRGSEIQLTWMQILVVAVLAALLIPVEQPRLMFTPTLAWALGVTALLATAFGLWAQLRYQPRISATAATIIYAFEPVFARIAAWIILGNVPTNVTLVGAAFIVAGMIFSSTIPSEAQAHVP; this is encoded by the coding sequence ATGGCCCAGCCGCAGGCGGGCGGACTGAATCTCGGTGACGTTCTCACGCTCTTCTGCGCGGCCAGTTTTGCCGTGCAGGTCGTACTGGTGGGAAGATGGGCCAAACGCGGCAGTGAAATCCAGCTCACGTGGATGCAGATTCTGGTGGTGGCCGTGCTGGCCGCGCTCCTGATTCCCGTTGAACAGCCGCGCCTCATGTTCACGCCCACCCTCGCTTGGGCGCTCGGCGTCACCGCGCTGCTGGCCACCGCCTTCGGTCTGTGGGCGCAGCTTCGCTATCAACCGCGCATCTCGGCCACCGCCGCCACCATCATCTATGCGTTTGAACCGGTCTTCGCCAGAATCGCGGCGTGGATCATTCTCGGAAACGTCCCGACCAATGTCACTCTCGTCGGCGCGGCCTTCATCGTCGCCGGCATGATTTTTTCCTCCACCATTCCATCCGAGGCACAGGCACACGTACCATGA